The following proteins come from a genomic window of Chaetodon auriga isolate fChaAug3 chromosome 16, fChaAug3.hap1, whole genome shotgun sequence:
- the LOC143334689 gene encoding protein VCF1, which produces MLTENRKRQRSGGDEESGHLVPQAKRQSRGHPLSPEPGRDAWDSESSNSESSISSPEHAAGTCTSQCVVGPCSPRSSGDSSELAGPTNLVSYLQINRILKQAHFQSLQSRGHLRDT; this is translated from the exons ATGTTGACTGAAAACAG GAAACGGCAGCGCAGTGGCGGTGATGAGGAGAGCGGCCACCTGGTGCCCCAAGCcaaaaggcagagcagaggcCATCCTCTGTCTCCTGAGCCAGGCCGGGATGCCTGGGACTCTGAG TCATCCAACAGtgagagcagcatcagcagtccAGAACATGCAGCTGGGACCTGCACCAGTCAGTGTGTTGTGGGCCCCTGCAGTCCCCGCAGCTCAGGAGACTCCTCAGAACTTGCAGGCCCCACAAACCTGGTTTCCTACCTGCAGATCAACCGCATCCTGAAGCAGGCCCACTTCCAGAGCCTGCAGAGCCGAGGCCACCTCAGAGACACATGA
- the hid1a gene encoding protein HID1 produces the protein MGSTDSKLNFRKAVIQLTTKTQPVEATDDAFWDQFWADTTTTVQDVFALVPAAEIRAVREESPSNLATLCYKAVEKLVQGAESGCPTEREKQVILNCTRILSRILPYIFEDQDWRGFFWSTVPGAGRAGTDELDDDDGARPLAESLLLAIADLLFCPDFTVHSHKRGPDSAESMQSIDSCEYIWEAGVGFAQSPPLNYIHDLNRTELLRLLLTCFSEAMYLPPSSDNNVLNPWVTFFCSTENRHALPLFTSLLNVVCAYDPVGYGIPYNHLLFSDYREQLVEQAVQILIVTLEHDGGVPHRPASPSSMEEQESTGPENLFVNYLSRIHREEDFDFVLKGLARLLTNPLTQTYLPNSTKKIQFHQELLVLFWKLCDFNKKFLFFVLKSSDVLDILVPILYYLNDARADQSRVGLMHIGVFILLLLSGERNFGVRLNKPYSIHVPMDIPVFTGTHADLLIVVFHKIITTGHQRLQPLFDCLLTIVVNVSPYLKSLSMVAANKLLHLLEAFSTSWFLFSAAQNHHLVFFLLEAFNNIIQYQFDGNCNLVYAIIRKRNVFHQLANLPSDPASIQKALQRKRKSPDVISRTSSQETVSMEGSHPAVPAEPGTLKTSLVAIPGIDKLTEKSQVSEDGTMVSVPKTDSPHAVHTDQSAVAGTSDTESNSGRDNEDVFYTEAEMERRRLSSASSTSFWAPTPDWVLSWKCKLPLQTIMRLLQVLVPQVEKICIDKGLTDESEILKFLQHGTLVGLLPVPHPILIRKYQANAGTAMWFRTYMWGVVYLRNVDPPIWYDTDVRLFEIQRM, from the exons ATGGGCAGCACCGACTCAAAATTGAACTTCAGGAAAGCAGTGATTCAGCTGACAACCAAAACACAG cCAGTGGAAGCCACAGATGATGCCTTCTGGGACCAGTTCTGGGcagacaccaccaccacagtcCAGGATGTTTTTGCACTGGTGCCAGCTGCAGAGATAAGAGCCGTTCGAGAGGAGTCCCCCTCGAATTTAGCAACCCTCTGCTATAAG GCCGTGGAGAAGCTGGTGCAGGGTGCAGAGTCCGGTTGCcccacagagagggagaagcaggTGATCCTGAACTGCACTCGTATCCTGAGCCGGATCCTTCCCTACATCTTTGAGGACCAGGACTGGAGAGGATTCTTCTGGTCAACGGTGCCTGGCGCTGGCCGGGCTGGG ACGGATGAGCTGGACGATGACGACGGAGCTCGACCGCTGGCCGAGTCGCTGCTCCTGGCCATCGCTGACCTGCTCTTCTGCCCTGACTTCACCGTGCACAGCCATAAGAGAGGCCCC GACTCGGCCGAGAGCATGCAGTCCATAGACAGCTGTGAATATATCTGGGAGGCAGGGGTGGGCTTCGCACAGTCGCCGCCTCTCAACTACATCCATGACCTGAACAG GACAGAGTTGCTGAGGTTGTTACTAACCTGCTTCTCGGAGGCCATGTACCTGCCTCCGTCATCGGACAACAATGTCCTCAACCCCTGGGTGACATTCTTCTGCTCCACAGAGAATAG ACACGCTCTGCCTCTGTTCACCTCTCTGCTGAATGTGGTGTGTGCCTACGATCCAGTGGGCTACGGCATCCCGTACAACCACCTGCTCTTCTCTGACTACCgggagcagctggtggagcaggCTGTACAGATCCTCATTGTGACGCTGGAGCATGACGGAGGGGTTCCCCACCGCCCCGCCTCCCCGTCCAGCATGGAGGAACAAGAG TCTACAGGCCCTGAAAACCTGTTTGTGAATTACTTGTCAAGGATCCACAGAGAGGAG GACTTTGACTTCGTATTGAAGGGCCTTGCTCGTCTGCTGACCAACCCCTTGACTCAGACTTACCTTCCTAACTCTACCAAGAAGATCCAGTTCCATCAAGAACTTTTGGTGCTTTTCTGGAAGCTGTGCGACTTTAATAAG AAGTTCCTGTTTTTTGTCCTGAAGAGTAGTGATGTGCTGGATATTCTGGTTCCTATACTCTACTACCTGAATGATGCCAGGGCCGACCAGT CCCGTGTTGGACTCATGCACATTGGTGTGTTCATTTTGCTGCTCCTGAGCGGGGAGAGGAACTTTGGCGTGCGCTTGAATAAGCCCTACTCCATCCATGTGCCTATGGACATCCCAGTGTTCACAGGGACTCACGCTGACCTGCTTATTGTG GTGTTTCACAAGATTATCACCACAGGCCACCAACGTCTCCAGCCTCTCTTTGACTGCCTTCTCACTATTGTTGTAAATG TGTCTCCCTACTTGAAGAGCCTGTCCATGGTGGCAGCCAATAaactgctccacctgctggaggCTTTCTCCACCAGCTGGTTCCTGTTCTCTGCAGCCCAGAACCATCACCTTGTGTTCTTCCTTCTCGAGGCTTTCAACAATATTATCCAGTACCAGTTTGATG GGAACTGCAACCTGGTGTACGCCATCATCCGCAAACGTAACGTGTTCCACCAGTTGGCGAACCTGCCCTCAGATCCTGCTTCCATCCAGAAGGCtttgcagaggaagaggaagtccCCAGATGTCATTTCCCGCACCAGCTCTCAGGAGACTGTATCCATGGAGGGCTCCCACCCTGCTGTGCCGGCAGAGCCCGGTACACTGAAGACCAGTCTGGTCGCTATTCCAG GCATTGATAAACTGACCGAGAAGTCCCAGGTATCAGAGGACGGCACCATGGTGTCAGTCCCAAAGACAGACTCCCCACACGCAGTCCACACAGACCAAAGCGCAGTCGCCGGGACCAGTGACACAGAGTCCAACTCGGGCCGAGATAAtgaa GACGTTTTCTACACTGAAGCAGAAATGGAGAGAAGACGTTTGTCGAGTGCGTCTTCGACATCGTTCTGGGCTCCCACACCAGACTGG GTCCTCTCCTGGAAGTGTAAACTACCCCTGCAGACTATCATGCGACTTCTACAAGTGCTAGTTCCACAGGTGGAGAAGATCTGCATCGACAA gggTCTGACAGATGAATCAGAGATCCTGAAGTTTCTCCAGCATGGCACGTTAGTGGGCCTGCTGCCAGTCCCTCACCCCATCCTCATCAGAAAGTATCAGGCCAACGCAGGCACTGCCATGTGGTTTCGCACTTACATGTGGGGTGTCGTCTATTTGCG CAATGTGGACCCTCCTATCTGGTACGACACAGACGTTCGCCTTTTTGAGATTCAGAGGATGTAG
- the amn gene encoding protein amnionless, whose amino-acid sequence MLKTPDVLLLACLVGAASALYKQWVPDTNYENKTNWDKKAVPCGNDIVEFSAQREVSVFVETTHAMQEMRLPLDGEFILDSGAGFYAVSGKDPSCGAGVTTQFKDSESLQWFDPALWQAAATLDDLQRGNFLFSVHEESVPCRYDDVVFKVRSSFRVDISSGQSSIPVKSVSVLGRMFDSRSEFSEYLSSRSGRLQFHGSSSVAVGEPGCGDPSGCDCGNSAHHQRICGTVTCASPSCDKPLLPAGHCCNICGAIVTIHSAAGFNLQTYRQRIYHLFLILPQYKSIQLGMNKVFKPQRLMGIIPFGTSPEIQVVILDGEKGTQSEALARDIVRDAHSHGSNLGITGAEFQASSGGSSDQSGGTAGMVVGVVFGVLIMLTLVIVGVVLIRKGVVQMPSLPSLPSLSRLKRSSDVGELSGPLDHGYDNPMFDKPTMLPDIPGLYGTEINNSISLTQTGVHFVNPVYDENETDFNA is encoded by the coding sequence ATGCTGAAAACACCAGACGTGCTCCTTCTCGCCTGTCTTGTCGGGGCAGCGAGCGCTCTGTACAAGCAGTGGGTTCCTGACACCAACTATGAGAATAAGACCAACTGGGACAAAAAGGCTGTTCCGTGTGGCAATGACATCGTCGAGTTTTCAGCTCAGAGAgaagtgtctgtgtttgtggagacCACACATGCCATGCAGGAGATGAGGCTGCCACTTGATGGAGAGTTTATCCTGGATTCAGGAGCTGGATTTTACGCCGTGAGCGGAAAAGACCCAAGCTGTGGAGCAGGTGTCACTACCCAGTTCAAAGATTCTGAGTCTCTTCAATGGTTTGACCCAGCGCTTTGGCAGGCAGCTGCAAccctggatgacctgcaacgTGGAAACTTCTTATTCTCAGTCCATGAGGAGAGTGTCCCTTGCCGGTATGATGATGTGGTTTTTAAAGTCCGCTCCTCTTTCAGGGTGGACATCAGCTCCGGTCAGTCTAGTATTCCTGTcaaatctgtgtctgtgctggggAGGATGTTTGACAGCAGATCTGAGTTCTCCGAGTATCTCAGCTCGCGCTCAGGCCGACTGCAGTTTCACGGATCCTCTTCTGTGGCTGTTGGAGAACCGGGCTGTGGGGATCCTTCTGGCTGTGACTGTGGGAATTCTGCGCACCATCAGCGGATCTGTGGCACCGTAACGTGTGCCTCTCCGAGCTGTGACAagcctctcctccctgcaggacACTGCTGTAATATTTGCGGTGCCATTGTCACCATCCATAGTGCTGCTGGTTTCAACCTGCAAACGTACAGGCAAAGAATCTATCACCTATTTCTCATCCTGCCACAATACAAATCCATTCAGCTGGGCATGAACAAAGTCTTCAAACCACAGCGGCTGATGGGGATCATCCCTTTTGGTACCTCACCTGAGATCCAGGTGGTCATCCTGGATGGAGAGAAGGGAACACAGTCAGAGGCTCTGGCCCGGGACATCGTGAGGGATGCCCACTCTCATGGCTCTAACTTGGGGATCACTGGAGCTGAATTTCAAGCCTCCTCTGGGGGCAGCAGTGATCAGTCCGGGGGCACTGCTGGCATGGTGGTTGGAGTTGTGTTTGGAGTTTTAATCATGCTTACACTTGTTATTGTCGGGGTCGTCCTGATTCGTAAGGGGGTCGTTCAAATGCCATCACTGCCTTCGCTGCCGTCTCTGAGCAGGTTGAAGAGAAGCAGTGATGTTGGAGAGCTCAGTGGGCCTCTTGACCATGGCTATGATAATCCCATGTTTGACAAGCCCACCATGCTGCCTGATATTCCCGGTCTGTATGGGACTGAAATAAACAATTCAATCTCCTTGACTCAGACAGGTGTGCACTTTGTAAATCCAGTTTATGATGAGAATGAAACTGATTTTAACGCCTGA
- the LOC143334528 gene encoding proton channel OTOP2-like, translating into MKTVAQQMFRTCNKLFSGKTPNDVVEVHPSNIETAAQMENIQHLPSPSHPPTVEEVQESIHHLEAVMERAHHGGGWLLSGIICINILILGCALVSGSAFNSVAITAVHRQIFLIILLLLTMLWMLFYAAFTSRKDQAVLFKDSHAGPVWLRAGLVLFGLLSLLMDIFKIGNYVGYLHCDSAVKVAFPVVQAVFLFVQTYFLWIHAKDCVQLHTNFTRCGLTLTLSTNLVVWMAAVTEESIHQTEVPDLNTNVSYKMYRASYGDKKCKCSHSACDTFKEAFYYLYPFNIEYSLFASAMAYVMWKNVGRLVEDHSHHSVKFRPKEVCLGPLLGILLVVAGLVTFIMYEVDVLKEDEEKRNKALLIHFIMNIVIVGLMSLSTVIGCIVYRLDHREHVSEKNPTRSLDVGLLVGASMGQFIISYFTIVAVVATGARGYLNALNLSWAVLTVLQLGLQNYFIIEGLHREPFHVMQEAALHTNAHVFQEHVEMSVVMESNKSSYFLTSCPDEPNWKRRVLKEVCAFLLLANVILWIIPAFGARPQFDHPVEIRFYKFTMWAAIVNIGLPFGIFYRMHSVASLFEVYLIS; encoded by the exons ATGAAAACTGTGGCTCAACAGATGTTCCGGACCTGCAACAAACTTTTCTCTGG aaaaacaccaaatgatGTCGTGGAGGTCCATCCATCCAACAttgagacagcagcacagatggaAAACATCCAACATTTGCCCAGTCCTTCCCATCCTCCCACTGTGGAGGAGGTTCAAGAGAGCATTCACCACTTGGAGGCAGTCATGGAGAGGGCCCACCATGGCGGTGGATGGCTCCTGTCTGGCATCATCTGCATCAACATCCTGATCCTGGGCTGTGCTCTGGTCAGCGGCAGTGCCTTCAACAGTGTGGCCATCACTGCTGTGCACAGGCAAATCTTCCtcatcattctcctcctcctcacaatGTTGTGGATGCTGTTTTACGCAGCCTTCACCTCTCGAAAGGATCAAGCAGTCTTGTTTAAAGATAGCCACGCGGGGCCTGTGTGGCTCCGAG CTGGACTTGTGCTGTTTGGGCTTCTCAGTCTCCTCATGGACATCTTCAAGATTGGCAACTACGTGGGCTACCTTCACTGTGATTCTGCTGTTAAAGTTGCCTTCCCCGTCGTGcaggctgtgtttttgtttgtccag ACATACTTCCTGTGGATTCATGCAAAGGACTGCGTGCAGCTACATACAAATTTTACACG gTGTGGGCTTACTCTTACGCTTTCAACAAACCTGGTGGTGTGGATGGCAGCCGTGACTGAGGAATCGATTCACCAGACAGAGGTTCCTGATCTAAACACCAATGTCTCATACAAGATGTACAGAG CCAGTTATGGCGATAAGAAGTGTAAATGCAGTCACTCAGCATGCGACACCTTCAAAGAGGCCTTCTACTACCTGTACCCGTTTAACATAGAATACAGCCTCTTTGCTTCAGCTATGGCCTACGTGATGTGGAAAAATGTCGGTCGCCTTGTGGAGGATCACAGCCACCACAGCGTGAAGTTCCGCCCAAAGGAGGTGTGTTTGGGACCTTTATTAGGAATACTCCTGGTGGTGGCAGGGCTGGTGACCTTCATAATGTATGAGGTGGATGTACTGAAAGAGGACGAGGAGAAGAGGAACAAGGCCCTGCTGATTCATTTCATCATGAATATAGTGATAGTGGGCCTGATGTCCCTCTCCACCGTGATTGGCTGCATCGTCTACAGGCTGGACCACAGGGAGCACGTGTCAGAGAAGAACCCCACGCGCAGCCTGGACGTGGGGCTGCTGGTGGGAGCCTCCATGGGACAGTTCATCATCAGCTATTTCACCATCGTGGCTGTGGTGGCGACAGGAGCCAGAGGGTACCTGAATGCCCTCAACCTGTCCTGGGCTGTGCTGACGGTGCTCCAGCTCGGCCTGCAGAACTACTTCATCATCGAAGGTCTCCATCGGGAGCCCTTCCACGTGATGCAGGAGGCAGCTCTGCACACAAACGCTCACGTCTTCCAAGAACACGTCGAGATGAGCGTTGTTATGGAGAGCAATAAGTCCAGCTACTTCCTGACTTCATGTCCTGATGAGCCAAACTGGAAGAGACGGGTGTTGAAGGAGGTCTGCGCCTTTCTGCTGCTTGCTAACGTCATT CTGTGGATCATCCCTGCCTTCGGCGCTCGTCCTCAGTTCGATCATCCCGTCGAGATAAGATTCTACAAATTCACAATGTGGGCCGCCATCGTGAACATTGGACTTCCCTTTGGCATCTTCTACCGCATGCACTCTGTCGCTAGTCTCTTTGAGGTGTACTTAATCTCCTAG